A region from the Fusarium musae strain F31 chromosome 1, whole genome shotgun sequence genome encodes:
- a CDS encoding hypothetical protein (EggNog:ENOG41) translates to MDTTSQDVVSHIPASDDSLDSSQARDVPERDTPEEPEARVFNICGLCKFRFHEGQAIITAYCLSEYATNLHLDAWQSRHPSDPEDDLTLPLSNGQTVWAQYVEIEGCNYVKSLSTVRMNEDDTMAITAKQNFDSSMELGMYFAEDSLGVRSVIACLDDEIWGTEEPGLRWAYIPRRAYNLPLYIRMNFDGFKLRTLDVTQREREYYVQRTRWAMFPRDLSYLGLRALDDNMFVSSDRAVVHAVDWNLPGVSGCVIDLRCSRIYSIIPYRAGRLPPALIDAYDNARLTWLYLPVDPDEKISELWLRSGDFPNHDDALIRAESHSML, encoded by the exons ATGGACACAACCTCACAAGATGTAGTGAGTCACATCCCTGCTTCTGACGACTCCCTCGATTCAAGCCAAGCACGAGATGTTCCCGAGCGAGACACTCCTGAGGAACCCGAGGCGCGCGTGTTCAACATATGCGGCCTTTGCAAGTTCCGCTTCCATGAAGGTCAGGCCATCATTACTG CTTACTGCTTAAGCGAATATGCAACGAACCTTCACCTAGATGCCTGGCAAAGCCGACATCCTAGTGACCCTGAAGATGATCTCACACTGCCCCTTTCCAACGGCCAAACTGTCTGGGCCCAGTACGTTGAGATCGAAGGTTGCAACTACGTCAAGTCTCTGTCAACCGTTCGCATGAACGAGGATGATACAATGGCTATTACGGCCAAACAAAATTTCGACTCTTCGATGGAGTTAGGGATGTACTTCGCCGAAGATAGTTTGGGAGTACGCAGCGTCATTGCTTGTTTGGATGATGAGATTTGGGGTACTGAGGAACCTGGTCTTCGATGGGCCTACATTCCTCGTAGAGCTTACAACCTCCCACTTTATATCAGGATGAACTTTGAC GGCTTCAAGCTGCGCACTTTGGATGTCACCCAACGCGAAAGAGAATACTATGTTCAACGAACACGCTGGGCCATGTTCCCCAGAGACCTTAGCTACCTGGGCCTGCGCGCTCTCGACGACAATATGTTCGTAAGTAGTGACAGGGCAGTAGTCCATGCGGTCGACTGGAACCTGCCTGGAGTCTCCGGTTGTGTCATTGACCTACGATGCAGCCGTATTTACTCCATCATTCCCTATAGGGCAGGGAGGTTACCTCCTGCCCTCATTGATGCTTACGATAATGCTAGATTAACGTGGCTTTATCTTCCTGTTGACCCTGACGAAAAGATCTCCGAGCTATGGCTTCGCTCAGGAGATTTCCCGAACCATGATGATGCCTTGATTCGAGCCGAGTCTCATAGTATGCTATAA